The Actinomadura graeca nucleotide sequence AGGCTGCGAAGATTTCGACGTGCACGGCCAAAGCGAAGTGGAGGCCGTCCAGTGTAAATACCACGAGGACACCTCCTTTTCACTTCGAGGTTTGCGCAAGCCCTTGATAGCAATGCTTCGTTCTTTTGCAGAAGGCAAAGAGTATGACTATCGACTATTTGTCCACTATTCCGATCCAGATTTCGTGCCTGACAGTTTGACAGTTTCTGAGATAAAAAAAGCGCTCACGGAGGAGAAGCGAAAAAATCCGGCCACGCTTCTACACTACACAGACTTCTCAGAGTCTACGATAGCTCGCTTTTCCCGCCGCATTAAAATTACGTCCGGTCCGTCTTTTGATGCTCAACGCGAGCTTGCTATGACAGCCCTCAACAAGGCCCTCAGTGGGGCACCTAAAGATGCCCAGGACCTGCACTACGGGAACGCACTCTCGTGCGTAATGGATCTCGCGATTAAGAAGGAGGCAAAGGAGCGAACGATCTCTCGCGCTAGCTTCATCGCTCTGATAGACAAGAAGGATCTTCTGTTTACCCGTTGGCAGGAAGAGATTCTATCTCAGCAGCAACTCGTAAAAGCCATACAGCACAAGATTAACAGAACAGACGCGTTCCGACCCACCCGTTGGCGGTGCCTAGCCCTCACGACCGAGACAAACAGCGTAGAGAACATCTCGGACCTGGCGTACTTTTTAGCAACTTCCCAATTCGCGGACGATTCGCTTGTCGGCGCTAAGCCTTGGACTCTCATAATTGATGGCGGCTCAGAGGATGTGGAACAAGTCAAGCTCGCCCTCCTGCGAGAACAAATAATTTTCAACGACGGCTACGAGCACCTAAGTTTCAGTGTCGAGACGTTTAATCGCCAACCCGTGGTCAACATTGAGCGAAACCATACCAAGAAGATCGGGCTACATTCATATTCTCTCAGAGTTCTCAGTGCCGAGACGTATGCTAAGTACGGCACCGATATAGAAGACATTCATATACTCTTCAGCACAGGACATCTTGCTGAGATAGGTCCCCCCGGCAAGGTGAAGCAGAAAATTCATCTGCCGACGGCAGGCCCTCACGAGATCAAGCAGATAATCAGCAGGAGAAAGCGATGACGGACCTAAGCTCTGTCGCTCAAGTCGTGAGCGTTGCTCCAGACCTCATTCAGGTCGAGGTGCGCTCAACTGTTGAATATCAAAACCTTGATATGCAGATGGAAATCGGAAGCTACCTTAAAATTTCCGATGAGAACGGTCTCTCTGTGGTGGCGATAGTCAGAAGCTATCGAATTAAAGATGTGCTGTCTGACCCAACCGGTCTGAGTATCGGAGAACCCAGTTTTGTCGTTGACGCTCAACCCGTGGGCCGGCTGCAAGACGGAAAGTTCGCTAGAGGAGGCAAGCAGATTGCGATACCACCCACACGCATCGAGATTGCCGGAAAGAGCGTTCTGGACGAGATTTATAGCGGTGTACCTGATAATAAGAAGTTCAGCTTTGGTTCGCTAGCTCAGAACGAGCAGGTTCGACTGATTTTAGATGGAGACAAGTTCTTCGGCAAGCACATCGGCGTAATAGGCTCAACTGGTGCCGGAAAATCTTGTACAGTCGCTAAGATCCTACAAGAAGGCATCAGGCCCTCTGAATCCCAGAAGACAGCAGGTATCCTGAACAACTCCCATGTCATCATTTTCGATCTACATGGTGAGTATCGGACCGCATTCCCGAACGCCCGAATCATCGACACCGACAATCTTCACCTTCCCTACTGGTTGATGAACTCAGAAGAACTCGAAGAGATGTTCATCGAAAGCGCGGAGCATAATTCACACAATCAAATTTCTCAGTTCCGTCAAGCTGTAATTGAGAATAAGCAGCGCCATATGGCAGCCTCCACCAAATCTCCATCTTATGACTCGCCCGTGTATTTTAGCCTGAGCGAGGTGATTAACTATCTCAATAATCTAAATTCCGAGGTCATAGGCAAGCTTGTAGATGAGAACGTACCTAAGCTTGATGACGGAACTCTCGTCAACCGAAGACCGGATTTCTATTTCGAATCACGAAGGCGCTTTGTTCCGAGCTCCACAGGGAAAAACGACAAAGCTTCGAACGGCCCGTTCTATGGCGAGTTTAATCGGTTCTTGATGCGCCTCGAAGCGAGGCTAAACGACAAGCGACTCAGCTTCCTACTGGAGCCGCGAAAGGACAACGGGCAAGAATATGCGACTTGCGATTTGGCGGAGATACTTGGCCAGTTCACTGGATACGGAGGAGCCGTCGAAAGGAACAAGAACGTCACAATCCTAGATCTCAGTGGGATACCCTTTGAAGTACTGAGCGTCGTAGTCTCACTGATAAGCAGAATTGTCTTCACATTTGCGTTCCACTTCAAAAGAAGCCGCCTCTCGGGGGACCAGGATATGCCTTATCTCCTCGTTTATGAGGAGGCACACAACTACATTCCGCGCAGCGATGGAGCAAAGTATAGTTCAGTGAAGAAATCTATTGAGCGCATCGCGAAGGAGGGGCGTAAGTATGGAGTGTCCCTCATGATCGTAAGTCAGCGTCCATCCGAAGTTTCCGAGACGGTTTTCTCCCAGTGTAACAACTTCGTGACAATGAGGCTTACAAATCCAGCTGATCAGAATTACGTCAAACGGCTACTTCCAGACACAGTTAGTGCAATAACCGACACCTTGCCAACTCTCGAAAAACAAGAAGTGATAGTTATCGGGGATTCAGTTTCGATACCTTCACTCATTAGAGTAGACGAGCTTGACCAGCGGCCAGATTCTCGCGATATCAACTTCCATACCGAATGGAAGATGGATTGGCTTAATGTCGCCGTGAAAACAATAGTTGAGAAGTGGCAGACTTAAGCAGGCGAAGATTAGTTGACTACTATGCCAATCTGGGGTTCTCAAGTCGCCGAAAATAGTCTTCGACTCTCAGCCTCATTGACTTGTCCATGGCAAGGCCGGAACGTGTCTTTCGCGACACCCAGCATACCTGGGCAGACTCATCGCTTGGCGCGAGGACTCCGGCAAGGCCCCTGGCAGTTAGCACAACCGAAAATTCCTGTCGCACCTCATTATTGCTGGTGTAGTGAATAACGTGTTTAGGGTCGCTGTAGATGCCTACTAGGCCGGTGATCTCTACGTCTATTCCGGTTTCCTCTTTGGTTTCGCGGATGGCGGCTTGGGTTACGGACTCGCCTAGGTCTATGGCACCGCCTGGTAGGGCCCAGTTGTCGTTGTCGGTGCGGCGGATCATAAGGATCTCGCCCTTGTCATTCTCTACGACGACGTTGACGGCCGGGACGAGGCTGTTGGCCTTGGGGGCGTTGGGATCGTCGTAGTAGTCGATTCTGCGGCCCATGTCAGTCTCCCGGGATGGGTGTGGCGGATTGCCAGACGCGCTCGAAGCTCTCTAGGTAGGTGTTTACCAGGTCTCCACCAGCTATGCGTCTGAGATGCCATACGGGCGCTAGGGCGGCTGTGACGCCGTAGACGTGGGTGTTGACTAGGAGCTGGTCGTCTGCCCTGTAGATGGAGTTGTAGAGGACCGTTTGGTGGAAGCGGAACTCTACGCCGTCCAGCCTGCGGAGGCTCTTGTAGAGAACGAGGGCGTTACGGATTTTCGCTGCCATCGCGTCGTCTACGCCCTCGTCCGTGCCGCGGTCGGCTACTTGGGGGCTGTCCGGGTCACCGAGAAGGATGCGGATGCGGACGCCAGCGCTGGCCTTCTCAGTGAGGGTGCGTTGGATGCCGCTGTCTTCTGACAAGAACAGGCCGGCGTAGACGAGGATGCCGATCTCTTCCTTGGCCGTGGCAAAGAGACGTCCCCATGCGTCCCTTGGGACCGTTGAGCGGTGGGGGTAGATCGTCACTAGCTCGCTGCCGGACGCTGCGGTGACTTGCTCGTTGGTGAGGGCGTCCGGCCAAAGGAACGCTTCGTCCACGCCCAGACGTGAAGCCACTGCGTAGCGATGCCGCCGGTAGGGGGTGCGATCCTTAGTGATCCACCGCTCCACTGTCTTTTGGTCGACACCGATCGACTCGGCGAGCGTGGCGATGGTCAGCCCCTGCTCAAGCAGAGTCGCGCGTAGGCGTTCGTTCGGCATGCACCCGTCCGGATCCCGGGACGTCCTAGGACGCGGTCAACCCTACGAGGACGTCATGAACACGTCCAGTCATGTAGTGATCTCGTCCCCCAGGTCAGGCGCACTCTCGGTCTCGTAAGTCGCCAACCGCCCGTATTGCCTCCACTGGAAACGGGCCTTACGAGAGGAGTGATCACGAATGATCCTCGTCCTGGCCTCCGTCATCGCCGTCTTCCTCGCTGGCTCCACCTGCGGAATCTTCGCCATGCTCGTCATCGGCATCCACTCCGAGGAGCGTCGGGCCGCCCGTGGCCGCGTCGCCTCGTCGCGGGTCGGCTCCGTCTCACGGCGGGTCCTCCGCACGGAGACGTGTGACGACGTCCCGATGGTGGGGCGGTGAGCGTGCGTCTGCCTCGTGTGATCACGGCTCATTCGTGTGTGTGCGGCGCCCATGTCGAGCGCGGCAGCCAACGGTGCCGCAAGTGCCGTTCCCGCGCCCGATGGCTGCGGCGGGGGCGCGGCTCGCGGTATGCGGGTCCCTGGTTCCAAGAGGGGCCGTGACCGTTTCCATTCCGCTCGTCGCAATTCTGGGAATCGTCGTCTGGTTCGCCTGGCGCTACATGGGGCTTCGTGCCTGGCACGTGCTCTTGTGCCTGCTGTTCGGGTTCTTCCTCGCCGCGACGAGCGCGGCCCCAGAGATCCGGCGGCTTGTAGCCGTCCTCGTCCAATCGCTGAGCCGCGCTGGCTGAAGGGAGTGATGCCCTAGTGTCAGACAGTTCCGAGCAACTCAAGATCGATCTTCAGGAGGTCCGTGCCCGCAATCTCACCGCACGCGAGATCCTCTCCGCCTTGTCGGACGCAATGCCGTCCGCTGGAGATCTGTGGCTTCGCCTCAATAGCGCACTCGGCGACATCTCCGCTCTGATCTCCGAGACCACCCGACTCGTAGCGGCCCTGGCGAAGGTCCGTCGGGACCGCGCCAACCTGGTCGCTGCCGGCCGCGCCACGTTGAACGCCGCTCACGACGCCGAGCCGGACCCGTTGTATTACTTGCGGGACGAGCTGCGCGCGCAAGGACACCTTCCCCCCGGCCCTTGGGGGCGGTCTTGAACCGATCGCGCAAGATCCAACGCCATGCGCGGAAGTTGCGGCGCAACGGCCTTCAGCCGGTGGTCATACTCGACAGGGACGACCGGTTGCCAGACGTGGCGGTTGTTCTCATCGTGCGCGCTCTGTGGCGCTACCGGTCCGAACTCGCACCGTTCTACTCCGGGTTCATGCTCGCGTTGGGTGGCACGGTCCTCCACATCACGCACTCCAAGTGGTGGCCGTGTCTACTCAGTGTTGCCACCGTGGCGACGTGGATTCTGGCGCTGTTCGGCAATCGGCTTGGGCTCGTGCTGCCTAGTGAGCGGCTGTACGCGGCTGTCGTCGTCATGAGTGGGGGTGGCTGGCTCGCTGCCGTCACCGCTCTCGGTATCGCCTTCTCCCCCCTTCTGTGGGCACTCGTGGGAGGTGGGGTTCTGCTCGCCATCCCGTGGTGGCTCCACCGAAGACGGCGATCCAAGGTGCGCGTCGATCGGCAAATAGCCGCATGGCCTGATATCGCAGAGTCGGTCGGTCTGCGCGGCTCGCGTGTGCAGTCCGCGGTGGTGGACGTCTGGGGATGGCGTGCCCGGTTCGCGTTGGCACGTGGTCAGACCATCCAGGACGTCACAGCGAGGGTTCCTGCGATTGAGTCGGCACTTGGGACGTTTCGAGGAGCTGTGCGTGTCTTTCCCACACGGGATGCCAAGGCCAACCGGTTCGAGCTGCGTGTGCTGGACGCCGATCCGCACGCTGAGGCGATTCCGTGGCCGGGAGCATCTGTCGCC carries:
- a CDS encoding ATP-binding protein translates to MTDLSSVAQVVSVAPDLIQVEVRSTVEYQNLDMQMEIGSYLKISDENGLSVVAIVRSYRIKDVLSDPTGLSIGEPSFVVDAQPVGRLQDGKFARGGKQIAIPPTRIEIAGKSVLDEIYSGVPDNKKFSFGSLAQNEQVRLILDGDKFFGKHIGVIGSTGAGKSCTVAKILQEGIRPSESQKTAGILNNSHVIIFDLHGEYRTAFPNARIIDTDNLHLPYWLMNSEELEEMFIESAEHNSHNQISQFRQAVIENKQRHMAASTKSPSYDSPVYFSLSEVINYLNNLNSEVIGKLVDENVPKLDDGTLVNRRPDFYFESRRRFVPSSTGKNDKASNGPFYGEFNRFLMRLEARLNDKRLSFLLEPRKDNGQEYATCDLAEILGQFTGYGGAVERNKNVTILDLSGIPFEVLSVVVSLISRIVFTFAFHFKRSRLSGDQDMPYLLVYEEAHNYIPRSDGAKYSSVKKSIERIAKEGRKYGVSLMIVSQRPSEVSETVFSQCNNFVTMRLTNPADQNYVKRLLPDTVSAITDTLPTLEKQEVIVIGDSVSIPSLIRVDELDQRPDSRDINFHTEWKMDWLNVAVKTIVEKWQT
- a CDS encoding NUDIX domain-containing protein, with product MGRRIDYYDDPNAPKANSLVPAVNVVVENDKGEILMIRRTDNDNWALPGGAIDLGESVTQAAIRETKEETGIDVEITGLVGIYSDPKHVIHYTSNNEVRQEFSVVLTARGLAGVLAPSDESAQVCWVSRKTRSGLAMDKSMRLRVEDYFRRLENPRLA
- a CDS encoding XRE family transcriptional regulator, with product MPNERLRATLLEQGLTIATLAESIGVDQKTVERWITKDRTPYRRHRYAVASRLGVDEAFLWPDALTNEQVTAASGSELVTIYPHRSTVPRDAWGRLFATAKEEIGILVYAGLFLSEDSGIQRTLTEKASAGVRIRILLGDPDSPQVADRGTDEGVDDAMAAKIRNALVLYKSLRRLDGVEFRFHQTVLYNSIYRADDQLLVNTHVYGVTAALAPVWHLRRIAGGDLVNTYLESFERVWQSATPIPGD